From the genome of Rhodospirillaceae bacterium:
GATGTGCAAGGTCTAACAGGTACACCGATTTTTGTCTTGTCACACCACACTCTCGTAGTTCCAAAGCAGTTTGCTGGATCATATGTTCTGGTGAAATTTTGCCCACCTTTTGTTCAAGTTTGTTCCAAATGCTCTTAGCTGCCTTCACTGAAATCTGTTGTCCAACTATGGAACGGGCCAATGAGAAAAACCCATCGTTGCGTGGTACGAGCCTCCCACGACCACATTTTTTTATCACCATTGCCAGAGCAGGGTCCTCAGCAAGGAGATGCCGACGTGCTCTGTTCCAATAAGGTGGGTTAGAAGACTTACGCAATTTTTTGTAGGGGTCCATGACTGACGATAGTGGTTGTTATTCAGATGCTATCATGAACTTTGTCCCATTATTTTGCCAAGAACTTTTCTCGATTTTGGGTTAATAATTGCTTGCGTTTGCCGCTTCCCACGGGCGTTACTCTACTATATTGCCTTCGTTTGGGCCGATAGCGCTAGCTCCTGCATCAAAGATAGGGTATGCACATGTTATTAAAAGACTTTGGTGGGTCTCTTGGCTCAAATGTATTTATTTCAAGGAGAGAGTGAGCATGCCAAAAGCGACAGCGAACGCACAAACCGAGGCGGGCTATGGTTATGGGTGGTGGCTTGTAGGTAACCGTTGGTGGGTGGTTGCTGGAGCACTTGTCGTATTTCTTATGGCCGCTTCTGGCGCCCGTTTCTTGGCAATGAACCCAGACGCCCGTGTGTTTTTTAGTGAGGACAACCCTCATCTTCTGGCGTTAGAGCAGTTGGAGAATACGTATACTAAAGTCGAAAATCTATTGTTTGTGTTGGTACCTAAGAATGGCGAGGTATTTACGCGAAATACTCTAGAGGGAATTGAATGGTTGACGGAGGAAAGTT
Proteins encoded in this window:
- a CDS encoding DNA-3-methyladenine glycosylase, translated to MDPYKKLRKSSNPPYWNRARRHLLAEDPALAMVIKKCGRGRLVPRNDGFFSLARSIVGQQISVKAAKSIWNKLEQKVGKISPEHMIQQTALELRECGVTRQKSVYLLDLAHHFTEGNLRNQNWADLNDSQVKNLLTRVKGIGPWTAEMFLMFHLLRPDILPVGDVGIQNAMKLHFNKNKQMTPQEMISRAEPWRPWRSVASWYLWRSLDPLPVDY